CTTTTGAAGACTTTAGACCCCGAGCAAGTTGTAGGCGTCTTCCCAGCGGATCATTTAATAGAAAATGAGAATCAGTTTAAGCAGAGCCTCGAAATCGCGCTTGAGACAGCGAGACAGGGGCAAATCGTAACTCTTGGCTTACAACCTACCTACCCGTCGACGGGTTACGGTTATATAGAGATCTCCGGTAATAATAAGGGGGACGCTAGCCTTAAACCATTACCGAGTGTTTTTTCTACTAAGGGTTTTCACGAAAAACCAAACTTAGAAAAGGCAAATGAGTTTTTAAATTCTGGTAGTCACTACTGGAACGCGGGAATTTTTTTCTTTCAGCTGGGTAGAATCCGCGAGGAATTCTTGAAGCATTTGCCGAAAATATGGCAGGCAGTTTCCGAATCTGCCGATTTGAACCCAAGCCCACTGGCAAAGATCTATGAAGGCCTTGAGTCTATCAGCTTTGATCACGGCATTATGGAAAAGGCAGATCGACAAAGCTGCGTTGTTTGTGACATTGGCTGGAGTGACGTAGGTTCGTGGGATGAGCTCAGTCGGCTAACCCCTGATAAGGGCGTCAAAGTCGAATCGCAGGCGGAGAACAATTTTGTTTTTGGCTCGCCAGGTAAGATTTACGCCCTTCTTGGCGTAAAGGATGTTATTCTTGTGGACACTGAAGATGCTCTGATGGTCTCAAGAAGGGGTATGTCCCAACAAGTCAGGGATATAGTTAAAAAAGTCGAAAGCACCAAGCCAAGTCTTTTAAAGGAACATCGATTTGAAATCAGACCCTGGGGGCGATTCGAGATTCTCAGAGATTCCGATCAATTCAAGTCGAAGATTATTCAGCTCGACGGCG
This portion of the Bdellovibrionales bacterium CG10_big_fil_rev_8_21_14_0_10_45_34 genome encodes:
- a CDS encoding mannose-1-phosphate guanylyltransferase/mannose-6-phosphate isomerase codes for the protein MHAIVLSGGSGTRLWPVSRSSFPKQFNELLDESLLAKTIKRLRNFESVSIVTSLQFKTLTERTVLEIQPKIKHILFEPTARNTAPAIAWIVSELLKTLDPEQVVGVFPADHLIENENQFKQSLEIALETARQGQIVTLGLQPTYPSTGYGYIEISGNNKGDASLKPLPSVFSTKGFHEKPNLEKANEFLNSGSHYWNAGIFFFQLGRIREEFLKHLPKIWQAVSESADLNPSPLAKIYEGLESISFDHGIMEKADRQSCVVCDIGWSDVGSWDELSRLTPDKGVKVESQAENNFVFGSPGKIYALLGVKDVILVDTEDALMVSRRGMSQQVRDIVKKVESTKPSLLKEHRFEIRPWGRFEILRDSDQFKSKIIQLDGGKKFSYQSHQHRSEHWVIVKGIAKVLIDEKEFTVKEGESIYVPKGAKHRMSNPGKEPLEFIEVQVGDYFGEDDIIRFQDDYGRS